Part of the Pieris napi chromosome 6, ilPieNapi1.2, whole genome shotgun sequence genome, ATCGAAAAGCGTGTATAAATTTCATACTAAATCTGTGGTCAATCCCACACTTTTCGATTTACTATTAGCGGGTAATGTttcccaaaaatattttaagctcAATAACGGTTATCGTATTTTATGCAATGAAAAGTATGTacaaattagattttaaataagttgtaTGCTCTATGCCGCTTACCGCGAATCATAAGCAGGGTACCCTAGAATTCAGTGCTTGAGATTTTATGCTTCTAAATGGCTTTACAAATTTTCtgtgaaagataaaaaaagaatgaaaccaacattttgattttattaactatgtatttaattattcttcaGGAGAGGAGAGTTTGAAGATTGGGCAGATGAAATGGCAAGAAAGGGTTTGTTTCAAGCTGTCCCCAAGGaaattttaaaggataatgtaccaggaaaataatttatttaatttggttaaactataaaataaatgtattgttttaaattgtttctttttaacAATGAAAGTTGGATTGAATCACAAATATGGCTTTAATTCTGTGGCAATTACATATATTGGTAGTAATGATTctctatcaataataaaatattaaaattaattctattatAACTCAACTCAAATAACGGAAGTGAATCGTGTCACACGTTTTGTTTATCAGCCAATAACAAATcgcataaatgttacaaaaactCAAAGATTATTATATGGACCAATCCTGTGGAGCCTTCAATGAAGCATGAATGTGATAAACAGAACATTGTGTAAACGTCTGATAAATAAGATGTTTAATGAGAGAAAAACTATTTACGTGATCTGGtcaacgtaaataaataattctagttataaatattaaaaaaaaataatttataaaatctagtgaaatgtgtttgtatttgtttgattactcaatttaataatgattatcAGAGTAATTATGTATATGACGTCTTTACAATGTTTGTGTCTATGTTTGTCGTCTTTGAATCAATGCGCATGTCAAGTTGAAAATTGCAAATGGCGTCCGTTGTTATTGTTCGTACCGATTaactatttgtaaaatatttactgaTCTTTTTACGGATTTTTCTATTGAACTATTATTCTGATCGGATGTAATAACCTTCAATTATACGGCGCGATACTATTTATGTgcgtttttatgtattttgagtgttttttttcgaaatctATGTGTGTCATGCAAATGGGGTAAGCTAGAAGTATCGGACGTCGCTTAGGTTGTTTTGGAtagtttcaataataaaaccaaGTGGAGTTTTGTGACCTGATGTGTAGAAATGGATTTAGCATTAAGTTTATTAGTTAACAATTCGTGTTAGAATTGCTAAACATTACGAGAACGTCTGCAATTATCCAATGTTCCATGCCGTGACTGTACTCCCTGTACATTTCAAAATGGCTGCTGCTCTTCACGATATATGAGCTTTGCGTCACTGGAATATAAATCAGTGGATTTGATTGAAGGAGAGAAACCCCGGCTTGTAGTCGTGTGGTTCGATGtgaaaagtttaattaaagtgACAAACAGTGTCCATAAGAAGGCAAGGACAGCACAAAAGTAGCGTATCATATGTTTTGGCAGTAGTGGACACTGAGTGACCATAGAACCGATATTGCCTTGCGAGCCGGATTGTAATGTTGAGCTTGCTTTTCCAGGATGATTTGGAACACAAGAGAATAGAAATTTAGTGATATTGAGCGGAATGTGACATTGTATGATAGGTGAGTGATAGTATTtcgtttatttacattttgttgATCGCGCAATTGTGCGGTGTTGGAACAAGATGGACACATTGGGGGTTGTAGAGGCGGCCGTCGGATGCGTCCCGCGAACGTGCATGCCGAGGCTGACCCGTCTCgcctaattatttattgatatcgAACAAAACACGTAAACACGTTATAATAAACGTTGTGTAACATACGTCCGTGTTTTTCCGACCTTGCCGTGAAAAAAGAAGGAATATTCCTTACGAAAACTAACtctttataaacttatatgattcatttaaattttacatacaatttctattatacaacaaatattattgtcTTACTCGATTTTGATTTATCTTTAATGGCTTTTCTAACCTatgttagaaaataaatatttatttacaaatattatcaCATCATATcacaataacataaaattaaatttacaatttcaaataatattttctatacaaatGCAACATATAGTTAAGCTATTAttgttaaacaataaatatgtgctgtattcaaattattgaatCTTATCAGAGTCCATCATTTCTACAAAACTTAAGACAGGACAATAGATACAGTAATAGTAAAATGTAAGATAGTTTACATTCAATAAATACaacatagaaattataaaaaaatgtgtttcatTCTAAAGGCAGgcttttttcaaattaaaacattataacttaaaaataaaaataaggaataaaaaaatgacaatTTTGCACCTTCAAATATAAGAAAACTTTACCATTACTGGGTGAAACTGAACTGCTGATGAACAAGTTAATAGAATTTAAagttttcatattatataagacATGAATGGAGATAATATTCATTCATACTATGAATAGGGCAgtgtttgtattaattaaaaactaaacatgataactatagaaatttttaatttcactatttttcaaagatttataCCTTTGacctaaatttttaatatactattTTGTACACAAGTgtattttgttgtattataatatacttcttacttaaaatttacattacttTTATTGTTAGAATGTTCACTTTACATTCGCATAACTAAAAAAGCTATTATTTCCCCAGTGTTGTTTATATCACAATCAAATTGTATCAATATTGGCTCTGCTCTTTAactgttaaaaaattattgaaattaattagaaactaaaaattcttataataaagtataattttagtgaagtttataaaaacttatcaGATTTGTTCTAAGTTGTACAACTCTTggaacttttaattatttgtttagtatatatttttactatataaaataaacattatttcaatCAATATCATTCAATAATAGTATATGATATTTACAATATAGTAATTACGCTGATTCATTACATAACACAATGTAAAGATTTATCATTAGAAggtaaaagttaaattaattaaacatcaaatataattaatctacTTTTCATAATGACTAAGCTATTTACATACACAAGTCTTactttcataattaattttataataattttatttctcacAATTTAGGATTTAACTTCCTTCAGCTATGttcttgtttttatattaaaaagttatttgtggattaaaataaaacattaaaaattttattaacataatctGGAATTTTAGTATAATTCTCTAGAGAAAAGTTTTGactctattttatatttgataacAAATTGAGTTTTTTTCACAGGAGTCAGGGaatgaatataattatgttatcCAATCAccaaaatgttattttgtattctataATTTAGACCGAGTTAGTGgtttatagtaaatataagtTATAGATTTTTGTCCCAAAAGGTATGTTTCAGACCGGCACTATTAAATCTAATTCatgtaatatttgttttgatataAACAGACACATTTAAGGTCCTTTCCCATGTTAATATCTTATATGTAAATAGCCCACTCTgcagtaaaaattataaaagctttattcgaaataaaaatatattaaatacaactCGCAAACTTACTTTGATAGCACTTTAGGCGATACAGAAATTGTGGTTATAAGAGAATGAAGTATAGAATTGAATTCTTCTTTCCcacttttaaaattgtttttggaaATATGTAATAGCTATTGCAAACTCTGTCTCCTGTCTATCCTATGATTTCCTCCACAACTGAGTTCTGCGTCAGAATATTTATCTTCTTGGTCTATCTCTTCATGGTCTTCAAACATGAAGTAATGGTTACTTGTGTAATCCACAGCATGGCAGCGGACAGCGATGGGCTAGGTTCGTGCGCTGCCTCGTGCGGCGTGGTCGTTACGTGCGAGGGCGACCTCCGCGACCCGCGCTTTCCCGCGCGCCTACGCCGGCTCTTGCGCGAACTGCGGCAGCTTCTCGCCGAGCCTCATCCGCACACGCTTAAAGTCAACAAGGTACTACTATATTGGTGTTCATCTGCTTAATGTAGACTGATGAAATACTTAGAcgtaattatgaaatttattttacgtaattAATGATAACACTTTATTAACATCGGAATAAagaagaatttaaataaacatattgtaATGCAGGATGGCttgcattattttaatatagatacTATAAAAGTCAAAGATaatgtaaaaacaataatagatattatctgccgctttatatagttattaaagTCAGCAGTGTTGTTTCTAaacaagatttttattttttgagaactttgtttatgtaaaattgGTAAACACTTATCTATTTGATAACAGGTGGAGCCGTGGAACTCGGTGCGCGTAACGCTGTCGGTGCCGCGTGCGGCAGCGGCACGTTTGCGCGCGTTGGCGGCGGCGGGTGCTCCGCAACTGCGTGCGTTGGGCATTCTCTCCGTGCAGCTAGATGGAGATGCTGCCGTCTCTCTGCGGTTGCAGCACGGCGCAGAAGTTAGGATTAATACTGAAGCTGATGGTATTATCACATTAATAGACCATACCATATTTATACGTGACCCTTAATCTAGTGtcactttaattattttttacagataagatattgtttttatgacTCACAATCCCACTTACAACTAATAATTAGGAGAATAACagtttttaactttaatatagTGGTCGGGCAATCTACGCATaatcaatacatatttaataagtgTTCTAAGAGccattttttaatgttaaaaaaccGGAGCTTCCAATTATTTGATGTATTTATGCAAGTCGAAAGATGAAAGGTCTGAttcattacaaacaaaaaagcaTAGTATTTCTTAGACTGTTTAAGAATTaactttatttcaataattaatagattaaaatattttccagaTGCGGGTACATCGAGATCGCAATCTAACGAGCTTCTCTCGAACTTGGGTGGCATAGGCCGCCTTTTGGCCGACGATGGGGCTTCCACGAGCACCGAAGCCACCCCCCCGCGGGAGAACTTCAAGTCCCCGAACACCGTGTGCCCCATGGACGGCAAAATACCGCAGAACATTCCCACGCCGACCGATCGCTGTGAATTCCCCTTTGGCAGTATGACGCAGGCCAGGGTCATACACCGCAAGGAGAATACGTTAGGTATGGTTCAACCAGTGGGGCAGGTTTATCTTCATTAGGTCTTTTTGGAGCTATTAATATTAGCTACTTAAAAGGAGAATTTAACTTTAAAGAAATCTACAGTTTGTTTATGTTCTTCAGTAGCTATATTATTTTGAGCTTAtacacatatttaatattgttacagTATTTAACAGTCTTCACCCTATAGtaaatacacattttataTGATGAATGATGTATATGTTAGTGTATAATAATcgtaagtaattattttttcgccTGGAAATGAGACTAGGATCTCTCCCTATAGAGGCAAAACACCTATAGAGGTGTTATCACCTACACCTATAagatatactttttttttgtttttgtaataatattaaatatggctcaaattatatattttttataacatacttatacctaaaaagtaaaaactaaCTATATTACATTGCCCAAACCAAAGcatgtatgtaaattaaaacaatgacAAACAAgactttaatttttagaaataatgcccgccttccactgcgagcggaacggacccattacggactccACTTTACTCGtaacgatgattttcatacattttcatttccGTGGGAAACTCGGTCAACTCACTCTCTCCGCTGCGCTCGTCTCTGCTTTGGTGGAAAGAAGCACATCAGTCCCAACGTGTCCCAAATCATCGTtacgagtatagcggagtccgtaatgggtccgttccgctcgcagtggaaggcgggCATAACCGATTTAGTATCTGAAGTATTGAAAAAACACTTACtccataaataaatcaataaatttttttttgaataatattgagTTTCACCACCAATCACGGTATAATATTATCCCTAGTTAATAAATTGATGATAATTCCAGGTCTAACGGCTACTCCTCTACGGGGAAGTTCAACGGAGGGGCAATTCGTGCGGCCCTCCACGTCGTCCTTTCCTGGCCCGCCGCCTCCCTATCCCGCTCCTACGCCCCCGACCCCTACTTCTGCCCCCACTGTCGCCATGTCTTCGCCCCTATTAGTCAATCTCCTCCAGAATGATGCGCCTACGCCGCAACCGAGACCGAAAGCGCCGCATCCGGCTAAGTTAGATCGGCTTGAGGATTCAcaggtaattatttattataattggttTTCAAAGTAACCCTGAATAGATTATTTTCAATGactaatacttattattaggTTTTTTATAGTGCAAGTAATTATTAGTTTGTGTACACACACATGTCAAAgtctcgcgagccctctggtattgagagtgtccatgggcggtggtatcacttaacatcaggtgagactcctgcccgtttgccccctgttcttaaaaaaaaaacacaaaccCTAAACTTACAATATATCTCAAGCTATTGTATGTTTTGTCCTTAGcactataaaataacaatatgactacatatattcttaaactaactaaatttataatttgattataattattcattaatttaattaacatacatGTGTAAAGAAAGCTAATATTGCTTTATTTTTGAGGTGTTATGGTGTCAAGGCAGtgtcaaatattttagaaacaaaactcacattttttaaaatattattcttatttagtagtaattaattataatattattttaatttaaacaaaatgagCTAACATTACAGATTATACCAATGGCAACTATTTCCATTTATATCATAGtactaaatatatgtatatagtaataaattaaggTTAGTTTATTTGTTGGTAATAAGTgagctgtgttggcctagtggcttcagcgtgcgactctcatacctgaggttgtaggttcaatccccggatgtgaaccaatagactttctttctatgtgcgcatttaacatttgcacgaacgatgaaggaaaacattgtgaggaaaccgacttgtcttagacccaaaaagtcgacggcgtgtgtcaggcacctacttgatttaaaaatgatcatgaaacagattcaaaaatctgaggtcaagacttaaagaggttgtagcgccactgatttttttttataatgacgttattaatttttgcttcacttaaaattttcaattatattcgTGACTTGTACTGAATCgcttttaatataacatttcaaaaataaagcGACATCATCTTGTACCTAATGAATCCATAAGCCCCTGTTACTTAAACAAAGTTATGTCCGCAGGTGGAACTAGCCGTGGGTCGAGCGCCGTTCGAGTACCGCGGGGCACGGCCGACGCTGCGTCCCCCCACGCCGACGTCTTCTCCCATCCCCTCCCCTTCCTCCCCTCGACCCAGGCCGAACTTCATCCGCCGGGCATTCGTGGCGCGACCCCAACCCCCGACGCAGTATCGGGCGCCCCCCAACGCGACGATCGTCACCCGGCAACGGTTTCCGTATCCCGAGTTCCCTCCGCCCCCGCCCCCGTACAGGCAAGCGGTGCCCAGGCCTAGACCCCAGCCGCCGCGAGTCACTCAGGAAGACCTCCAGGCGTTGTTGCCGCCGCCGCCCACCTCTATGGATCAGAAGACGCAGTCCAGTTTCCAGGTATGTGTTAGTacaattttatctttttaatccacatttttttatattgtcttttCTGCTATTTAACAATCAAATCCTGCATAAATATATACACTAAAGAGATATTATTTGGCTGCTTTAGCTTTGATTTGCATGGGACAGTATCAATACCTATTATAGTGTATAGATTtgttgatattatattaaatgcgttataattatgtttacagGAGTTCCAGCGGTATCAGCAGCAATACAACGCCCGGCAGCGCGCCGCGTCCCGCGCCGCCAACGCCCCGCAGCCCGACTGGAACGAGCCCTACCGGGACACGTTGGGACTGGCCTTGCCCGAATTGCCCGACGGCTGCGACCTCGACCAGCTGCTTCCCTCTCTCCCCTCGGACCTCAATCTGGACGACACCGCCCTCTCCGCCATCTCCGACCTCGACTCCAATAAGCTCGATCTCCTCTACGAGCAGGAGCACTCCAACCCCGATGCCCTGCTGCAGGAGATCACCGGTGTCCAGTATCCCCTGAACGGGCCCGACGTGCCCGCCCAGAACGAAGTGCCTAAAGACTACGGCGAGAACAACTTTATGCCGCCGCCGCCGCCGCCCGTGCCTTCCAAGTTCCAGAACAGTCCGAATCCACCTTTCAAGTCGCCCCCTCCCGAAAGGATCAACCATCTGACGAATATGCCCCCTCCCCTGAGACTCCCCGTGAGGGCCACGGCTTCGGTCTCGACGGCGACGGTCGGCTCGCAGGCGACGGCTCAGGAGATCGAGGAGCAGAACAAACGGTATCTCATCAAAACTCTCATGAGAGACGACGAGCCGCCTCCGCCGCCGCCTCCCAAGGAGCCCGAGAAGAAGCCGGAGGTCATCGTCGCCCAGTGTAAAGTCAGAGATGGAACCGAAACGTCGgagattttttctaaaacgGACGACGACAAGAAGGATGACGACAAATCGAAAAGCAAAATGATTGCGAAGAAGGACGTCAAGGATGATAAATCGATCGCGCAGAAAGGCGGGAAACCCCGGAGCGGGGCCAAAGAGAAGCCCGCGGTCCTGAAGGATAAGATTGTGCGCGACGGAAAGTCTGCCAAAGTTGCCTTAACGCGGCCTCACGTCGCGAAACCCTCGACGCCCAACGCCGAGGCGCCGAAGTCTCCCCCCGGGGAGAAAGAGTCCATCAAGTTGCGGCTCAAGCTCGATAAGAACGAGCCCGTCGTCCAACCCGTGTACAAAGCGGATATTAGCTTTAATAACCAGCAACCCAAGCCCGATAAACCGGCGGAAAGTGAGCCCAGGGTGCCTCCTCTACACATAAGCTTACGGGGGCGGAATTCCAAAGTTATAACGAATtctaaaaaagaaaagaaaaaattagcCCCGGGCGAGTTACACAAAAAGgtgaaaataagaaaatctatTGAGTCCGATGAAAAATCTCATCGAAGGGATTCGGAAGAATCTCTGGCCACAAAATCGAGTGATAGCACGGAGAATTCGAAGACTGATGAGTATTTACacgtaaaaaatatgaaactcAACAACCACTTCGACGGCGATGGGATCAAAACGGACGTCACCGGGGACAATAACGTAGTCTATAGAATGAAGACGATATCGAAGAACGCGCATATCGTGACCAAACACGactacaaattaaataacaaaattcagaatttagatatgaaattaaaaaagaaatcgaAAGTCCTCAGCGACGGTAAGGCGatagaaaaagaaagagaTAAAGAGTGGAGGAACGATTTGCTAGACAAGGAGGGGAAATACGCGCAAAACGAGGGTTACAGAGAGACAAACAATCACGAGGCAAAGAAGAAGTTACCGACGAAAGTCGAGGCAAAATGTGATATTAAATCCAGTGAAGTGCAATCGGTTGACAGTGAATGTGAAAAAGACGGCAGTGAAGTGAGACTGTGTCTTAGTGAAAGGACAGTGGGTGAGGAGAAAGAGGACAATAAGTTAAAACGGACACTCACCGATAGTGCTATCACCTCCCCCAATGGGCTCTTATCCTCTGAGAAGAAGAGGAAGACCACACATAGTTCCTGTCCAGGTAAGTCTTGTGTCGTTTATAGGTAACATTTAATGCAAGTTTTACACTGGAAATTGAGATGTTCGGGAAACATTGTACCACAAACTGTGTGATACttgcattacaataaaatactcaagtgtatataattatttgtaaagaGTTCTTTTACTTAGCATTATCCTGAGGGAGAAGAGTTTGAgatctattttaaatgttttacacatgtttgaattaatttgttttgcaCAATGTGATAGAGCTCTCGACAAAACACTCATgccatttcttttaataaagttgTCAAATTGTTTTGCTACTTCCCGAAGTCCGGAAGACTTGAGGGCTATTTTTGtacataagaaaattgtaaatagtaaCCTTTTTGTTTAGTTCTTGAAAATGGGCATTTTATCATAAGCATTGATATTGTGTTGTAAtgaatgattatttatatattatatattttaatgtaatttgtaGGGTACATCAGAAATTACAATGAAAGCTATTGACAAAATgtgtaaaaattttatacacctgttaattaaaatatcttttattaaaagctGACAATTCTTGCATTTTACCCCTTTTGatcaatatatattgtataattgtaCTCGACAGactaatataaactaaattacTCATCAAAATCATTGTGTTTTCTTTCTAATCATcctaattataataagttttaaagttaatttatgtgacaaactaaatcaatttaatttaaatatttttatacctgtcaacattaaataaattagatttttgtgaTCAAACCGAATGAAGGTAGTATGCCCATTTTCTTATAACTGCATgtataatttgaatataatgTAACACTAATATGAAGAACTATTTCTCAAGAAATATTTCTTCAGGAGGATTCCCTCCAGTCAcagatacaatatttacaggAGTTCCTTTGTTTGCGTTCCAGATCCTCCTGGATCGACAAACGTAGGCACGATAGGTGGATCCCGGGGGGACTCCCCGCCCGCCTCTAGTCAGCGAACAGGCGCCGTCTCACCCAGGAGGAAGGAGCGCCCCAAGGACAAGTCCTACTGCAAACTCGTCGCGGAGAGAACCGCCCGCCCCGAAGCTGAGAAATTCACTAACAGGTCGCCCAACTCCCAAGCGCAAGGGGAAGACTCGGGAATAGAATCCATGGATGCCTTATCGGAGAAATCCCCTAATCAAGCCAGCCAATCGCCCCCCGGTCCCCAGAGGAAAGAACGCCTCGATATGCCCAGATCGACCAGTCCCACCTCAGTCCAGAGGATAATCGGTGTCATCGACCCTACCCCCGCTTCTGATGAACTTTTAGAAAGGCTATCGCTGGCCACGGGGCAACCCCATTATGACCCCGGGCCCCCAGATATCGATGACATAGGGGACATCGAAGCGGAACTGGCCAAGATGCACGACCACATAAACGGGGACGACGCGCCTAGGAGACCGCTCGATGTAAGCAATCAGACCAAAGAAGTTAAAAGAACACCCACACCTGTACTGAGAGACGACGACAAGCCGCCTTGCCAAAGTATAGATAGAGGAAATGACCAAGACAAGAAAGAAGATATCAAGCTGGAAAGTAATATTGCTCAAAAGGATGAAGCGACGAAACAGGAGAGAAACGTTTCGCCGAAAAAAGAAAAGAGTGAAGAGTTTGATAACTTACCAAGCAGAGTTTCGCCTCCTCTCTATACGTATTCTAATCAAGAAAAGTCGTCAACGGAAGGACATGAGATAAAGGAAGAAAAATCCACCGTCGAAAATGGTGAGGCAAAAAATTTCGAGACCGAAAAAGATAAGACAGAGGTCAAAATAGAAAGATTACCACTCAAAGCGGATTTCCCCGATAAGAGCTTATTAGAGCAATTGCTGATAGAGATACCGACGCCCGATTACGTCAGCAAACGGCCCGAGTCGCCCTCACCATCCGCCTTAGAAAGGGTCGCGCGGAGCAGCGTGCGCACGAGATCCAGCAGCAAAATGAACAGCCCCGCGGACGGACCCAAAACTCCGCGGCTCAGTCCGGGTCTAAGTAAGCTCGAGCGGTCCGATTCACCCGCGCTTCAACCGAGGAACTGCTTGAGAAGCAGTTCCGTCGACAAAACCAGTCCTAAAACGGCCACCGTCGCCAACGCCAAACCCGTCCCCGGGGGAAAGCGAAAACGTCGCGAGTCAGAAAGTTCATGCACGTCCACCGTTAGCATAGAGGAGGGTCTATCGCCGGGCCGGACGAAGAAGAAACCCAGACGGGTGGATCAGAAACCAGGGATCCCGGCGGTCGGCGGGAAAGGGAAGAAGGATTCGGATAGCGATAGTGACGAGCCGTTGATCTGCAAGGTGCGGGGGAAGGGGGTGAAGACAGTGAAACCGGGGGTAAAGGTGGTGAAAGGGGCAGAAGGGGTGGGGACGAGACGGTCCGTGCGCCACGGGGCAGCACCCACCGCGCCTGCCACGCCGGCGCCGCCCAACAGCACCACTGTCAGGCGGAAAACGAGGAGTGCTGGTG contains:
- the LOC125050709 gene encoding protein piccolo-like isoform X1, coding for MVTCVIHSMAADSDGLGSCAASCGVVVTCEGDLRDPRFPARLRRLLRELRQLLAEPHPHTLKVNKVEPWNSVRVTLSVPRAAAARLRALAAAGAPQLRALGILSVQLDGDAAVSLRLQHGAEVRINTEADDAGTSRSQSNELLSNLGGIGRLLADDGASTSTEATPPRENFKSPNTVCPMDGKIPQNIPTPTDRCEFPFGSMTQARVIHRKENTLGLTATPLRGSSTEGQFVRPSTSSFPGPPPPYPAPTPPTPTSAPTVAMSSPLLVNLLQNDAPTPQPRPKAPHPAKLDRLEDSQVELAVGRAPFEYRGARPTLRPPTPTSSPIPSPSSPRPRPNFIRRAFVARPQPPTQYRAPPNATIVTRQRFPYPEFPPPPPPYRQAVPRPRPQPPRVTQEDLQALLPPPPTSMDQKTQSSFQVCEFQRYQQQYNARQRAASRAANAPQPDWNEPYRDTLGLALPELPDGCDLDQLLPSLPSDLNLDDTALSAISDLDSNKLDLLYEQEHSNPDALLQEITGVQYPLNGPDVPAQNEVPKDYGENNFMPPPPPPVPSKFQNSPNPPFKSPPPERINHLTNMPPPLRLPVRATASVSTATVGSQATAQEIEEQNKRYLIKTLMRDDEPPPPPPPKEPEKKPEVIVAQCKVRDGTETSEIFSKTDDDKKDDDKSKSKMIAKKDVKDDKSIAQKGGKPRSGAKEKPAVLKDKIVRDGKSAKVALTRPHVAKPSTPNAEAPKSPPGEKESIKLRLKLDKNEPVVQPVYKADISFNNQQPKPDKPAESEPRVPPLHISLRGRNSKVITNSKKEKKKLAPGELHKKVKIRKSIESDEKSHRRDSEESLATKSSDSTENSKTDEYLHVKNMKLNNHFDGDGIKTDVTGDNNVVYRMKTISKNAHIVTKHDYKLNNKIQNLDMKLKKKSKVLSDGKAIEKERDKEWRNDLLDKEGKYAQNEGYRETNNHEAKKKLPTKVEAKCDIKSSEVQSVDSECEKDGSEVRLCLSERTVGEEKEDNKLKRTLTDSAITSPNGLLSSEKKRKTTHSSCPDPPGSTNVGTIGGSRGDSPPASSQRTGAVSPRRKERPKDKSYCKLVAERTARPEAEKFTNRSPNSQAQGEDSGIESMDALSEKSPNQASQSPPGPQRKERLDMPRSTSPTSVQRIIGVIDPTPASDELLERLSLATGQPHYDPGPPDIDDIGDIEAELAKMHDHINGDDAPRRPLDVSNQTKEVKRTPTPVLRDDDKPPCQSIDRGNDQDKKEDIKLESNIAQKDEATKQERNVSPKKEKSEEFDNLPSRVSPPLYTYSNQEKSSTEGHEIKEEKSTVENGEAKNFETEKDKTEVKIERLPLKADFPDKSLLEQLLIEIPTPDYVSKRPESPSPSALERVARSSVRTRSSSKMNSPADGPKTPRLSPGLSKLERSDSPALQPRNCLRSSSVDKTSPKTATVANAKPVPGGKRKRRESESSCTSTVSIEEGLSPGRTKKKPRRVDQKPGIPAVGGKGKKDSDSDSDEPLICKVRGKGVKTVKPGVKVVKGAEGVGTRRSVRHGAAPTAPATPAPPNSTTVRRKTRSAVGEGTTASPSAVRRRRASRDGK
- the LOC125050709 gene encoding protein piccolo-like isoform X2 — translated: MVTCVIHSMAADSDGLGSCAASCGVVVTCEGDLRDPRFPARLRRLLRELRQLLAEPHPHTLKVNKVEPWNSVRVTLSVPRAAAARLRALAAAGAPQLRALGILSVQLDGDAAVSLRLQHGAEVRINTEADDAGTSRSQSNELLSNLGGIGRLLADDGASTSTEATPPRENFKSPNTVCPMDGKIPQNIPTPTDRCEFPFGSMTQARVIHRKENTLGLTATPLRGSSTEGQFVRPSTSSFPGPPPPYPAPTPPTPTSAPTVAMSSPLLVNLLQNDAPTPQPRPKAPHPAKLDRLEDSQVELAVGRAPFEYRGARPTLRPPTPTSSPIPSPSSPRPRPNFIRRAFVARPQPPTQYRAPPNATIVTRQRFPYPEFPPPPPPYRQAVPRPRPQPPRVTQEDLQALLPPPPTSMDQKTQSSFQEFQRYQQQYNARQRAASRAANAPQPDWNEPYRDTLGLALPELPDGCDLDQLLPSLPSDLNLDDTALSAISDLDSNKLDLLYEQEHSNPDALLQEITGVQYPLNGPDVPAQNEVPKDYGENNFMPPPPPPVPSKFQNSPNPPFKSPPPERINHLTNMPPPLRLPVRATASVSTATVGSQATAQEIEEQNKRYLIKTLMRDDEPPPPPPPKEPEKKPEVIVAQCKVRDGTETSEIFSKTDDDKKDDDKSKSKMIAKKDVKDDKSIAQKGGKPRSGAKEKPAVLKDKIVRDGKSAKVALTRPHVAKPSTPNAEAPKSPPGEKESIKLRLKLDKNEPVVQPVYKADISFNNQQPKPDKPAESEPRVPPLHISLRGRNSKVITNSKKEKKKLAPGELHKKVKIRKSIESDEKSHRRDSEESLATKSSDSTENSKTDEYLHVKNMKLNNHFDGDGIKTDVTGDNNVVYRMKTISKNAHIVTKHDYKLNNKIQNLDMKLKKKSKVLSDGKAIEKERDKEWRNDLLDKEGKYAQNEGYRETNNHEAKKKLPTKVEAKCDIKSSEVQSVDSECEKDGSEVRLCLSERTVGEEKEDNKLKRTLTDSAITSPNGLLSSEKKRKTTHSSCPDPPGSTNVGTIGGSRGDSPPASSQRTGAVSPRRKERPKDKSYCKLVAERTARPEAEKFTNRSPNSQAQGEDSGIESMDALSEKSPNQASQSPPGPQRKERLDMPRSTSPTSVQRIIGVIDPTPASDELLERLSLATGQPHYDPGPPDIDDIGDIEAELAKMHDHINGDDAPRRPLDVSNQTKEVKRTPTPVLRDDDKPPCQSIDRGNDQDKKEDIKLESNIAQKDEATKQERNVSPKKEKSEEFDNLPSRVSPPLYTYSNQEKSSTEGHEIKEEKSTVENGEAKNFETEKDKTEVKIERLPLKADFPDKSLLEQLLIEIPTPDYVSKRPESPSPSALERVARSSVRTRSSSKMNSPADGPKTPRLSPGLSKLERSDSPALQPRNCLRSSSVDKTSPKTATVANAKPVPGGKRKRRESESSCTSTVSIEEGLSPGRTKKKPRRVDQKPGIPAVGGKGKKDSDSDSDEPLICKVRGKGVKTVKPGVKVVKGAEGVGTRRSVRHGAAPTAPATPAPPNSTTVRRKTRSAVGEGTTASPSAVRRRRASRDGK